From a single Cryptococcus neoformans var. neoformans B-3501A chromosome 3, whole genome shotgun sequence genomic region:
- a CDS encoding hypothetical protein (Match to ESTs gb|CF189663.1|CF189663, gb|CF189245.1|CF189245, gb|CF186743.1|CF186743; HMMPfam hit to NAD_kinase, ATP-NAD kinase, score: 162.1, E(): 1.2e-45) has product MLKLLRSPRQSALYLRESRRSIHYLRDLPVSPPSQLTSKPRLVPCEPLIGDSSAMGAAKFPPAAHQLKKWTTEPTTLLLIQKRNDPRTTAAMGFILSHIQEHYPHLRLIVEPHTAMDHPSFDNLIVASPGDQALLPLHTSLVLTLGGDGTILHVSNLFSQGECPPVLSFSMGSLGFLLPFHISALSTALENTLKGPVSVLNRMRLACKPIAVDGDPLNRCTENVSEAGWQVMNEVALHRGRNTHLTVVDTYFDGQHLTEAVADGILLSTPTGSTAYSLSAGGPISHPETDAFLLTPIAPRSLSFRTVILPGRGEVRLEISPLARSPAELSIDGKGVCLLNAKESVIISRSPFPIPCVERSGNESGWVKDINSLLQFNVGFKNKSLMGHSS; this is encoded by the exons ATGCTCAAGCTATTGCGAAGCCCGAGGCAAAGTGCGCTCTACCTTCGGGAAAGCCGCCGTAGCATCCATTATCTACGAGACCTCCCAGTATCCCCACCGTCTCAGTTGACGAG TAAACCAAGACTAGTACCATGTGAGCCTTTGATCGGAGATTCGTCTGCCATGGGTGCAGCAAAGTTTCCCCCTGCAGC TCATCAACTTAAAAAATGGACCACTGAGCCGacaactcttcttctaatacaaaaaagaaatgatCCTCGTACAACAGCTGCTATGGGTTTCATCCTGAG TCACATTCAAGAACACTATCCTCACCTCAGACTCATAGTGGAACCACATACTGCCATGGATCATCCCTCATTTGACAATCTGATTGTTGCGTCACCAGGCGATCAGGCATTATTGCCTCTTCATACATCTCTAGTCCTAACTTTAGGCGGAGACGGTACGATATTACACGTCTCTAACCTTTTTTCTCAAGGTGAATGCCCTCCAGTTCTAAGCTTCTCTATGGGATCTCTGGGTTTCTTGTTACCATTTC ATATCAGTGCTTTGTCAACGGCTCTGGAGAATACCCTCAAAGGCCCTGTATCAGTGTTAAACAGAATGCGGCTAGCATGTAAACCTATTGCTGTCGATGGAGACCCATTGAACCGATGTACTGAGAATG TGAGTGAAGCGGGATGGCAGGTTATGAATGAAGTTGCTCTGCATCGAGGCCGCAATACGCATCTCACTGTGGTGGACACCTACTTTGACGGACAGCATCTGACTGAGGCCGTT GCTGACGGTATCCTGCTTTCCACTCCGACTGGATCGACTGCGTACTCTTTATCTGCAGGAGGCCCTATATCTCACCCGGAAACGGAtgcctttcttctcacTCCTATAGCCCCACGATCCTTGAGTTTTCGTACAGTAATTCTCCCCGGTCGTGGCGAGGTCAGACTGGAG ATATCTCCTCTCGCGAGATCCCCTGCTGAACTCTCTATAGATGGGAAGGGAGTATGCCTGTTGAATGCAAAGGAATCCGTCATAATCTCCAGATCGCCCTTTCCAATCCCTTGCGTAGAAAGATCCGGCAATGAAAGTGGCTGGGTGAAGGATATCAA CTCTTTACTACAATTTAACGTCGGATTCAAGAATAAAAGTTTGATGGGACACAGCTCTTGA